The following are from one region of the Hippocampus zosterae strain Florida chromosome 9, ASM2543408v3, whole genome shotgun sequence genome:
- the lsm3 gene encoding snRNA-associated Sm-like protein LSm3: MADEVEQQPSTNTVEEPLDLIRLSLDERIYVKMRNDRELRGRLHAYDQHLNMILGDVEETVTTVEIDEETYEELYKSTKRNIPMLFVRGDGVVLVAPPLRVG, translated from the exons ATGGCGGACGAAGTGGAACAG CAACCAAGCACTAACACCGTAGAAGAACCGCTCGACCTGATCAGACTCAGTCTGGATGAGAGGATCTACGTCAAGATGAGGAATGACCGAGAGCTGCGAGGACGGCTGCAT GCTTATGATCAGCACCTGAACATGATTCTGGGAGATGTGGAAGAGACGGTGACCACGGTGGAAATTGACGAGGAGACGTATGAAGAACTATACAAG TCGACCAAGAGGAACATTCCCATGCTGTTCGTCAGAGGTGACGGCGTCGTTCTTGTAGCGCCGCCCCTGCGGGTGGGCTGA
- the abraa gene encoding actin-binding Rho-activating protein, whose amino-acid sequence MCVVCLVHMFVTRVHISHGPPPMPRLNPCFYLKGPQAGVSPTDRVSEQRDGRLATVCGKIWKLTRKDHQTLATDLRHPPPRLLDRDRVGSGGVPPGTMSGPQTEPPAFKRAVRKIRCAAVVASLAKSWQGWANEHADKQDAAPTGWMPCSTGQKDATERRPVDKVAKTRKKDSSDADPIRSVSISKTVQPKLSECGGDLVNAIRGKMESGPEDSKPFLGNESPTRRRHMRALQVSGAGGSGIIHDRKLMLRDRKLSTSSSSLDTVDSGLGDEVAPGDGADGKMETTNVKWKKVGRRPTIKITTSGDIKSRWQQWSEEHTEGQKLNPFSEDFDYDYAMSLRLRKGDSGYGRPKEGSKTAERGDRAHKHIRREMEEMVWIIRDMGFRDGEGRSAVTFGRLFDRYVKISDKVVGILLRCRKHKMLDFEGEMLWQGQDDHVVITVRD is encoded by the exons ATGTGTGTGGTGTGCTTGGTGCATATGTTTGTGACCAGAGTTCACATCTCACATGGCCCCCCTCCCATGCCACGCCTCAACCCATGCTTCTATTTAAAGGGCCCCCAAGCGGGCGTCTCACCCACTGACCGAGTGAGCGAGCAACGAGACGGAAGGCTTGCCACCGTTTGCGGGAAGATCTGGAAGCTGACCCGAAAGGATCATCAGACTTTAGCAACGGATTTGCGACATCCTCCGCCACGTCTCTTAGATCGGGACAGAGTGGGCTCGGGCGGCGTCCCTCCTGGAACGATGAGCGGCCCCCAAACGGAGCCCCCCGCGTTCAAACGTGCGGTGAGAAAAATCCGATGCGCCGCCGTGGTGGCCAGCTTGGCCAAGAGTTGGCAGGGTTGGGCCAACGAGCACGCCGACAAGCAGGACGCCGCTCCTACTGGGTGGATGCCTTGCTCAACGGGCCAGAAGGACGCAACCGAGCGGCGCCCCGTGGACAAAGTTGCGAAAACCAGGAAAAAGGACTCTAGTGACGCCGATCCCATCCGGAGTGTTTCCATCTCTAAAACTGTTCAACCCAAACTGAGCGAGTGTGGCGGGGATCTGGTCAATGCCATCCGCGGGAAGATGGAGTCGGGTCCCGAGGATAGCAAACCCTTCTTGGGTAACGAGTCGCCCACGCGGCGGCGCCACATGAGAGCGCTGCAAGTGAGCGGCGCAGGCGGGAGTGGCATCATCCACGATAGGAAGTTGATGCTGCGGGACAGGAAGCTGAGCACCAGTAGCAGCAGCCTGGACACGGTGGACAGCGGCTTGGGAGATGAGGTGGCGCCCGGAGACGGCGCAGACGGCAAGATGGAAACGACGAATGTCAAGTGGAAAAAAGTTGGCCGCAGGCCCACG ATTAAGATCACCACCAGTGGTGACATTAAGAGTCGCTGGCAGCAGTGGTCCGAGGAGCACACGGAGGGCCAGAAACTCAATCCCTTCAGCGAGGACTTTGACTACGACTACGCCATGAGCCTGCGCCTGCGCAAGGGCGACAGCGGTTACGGGCGCCCCAAAGAAGGCTCCAAGACGGCAGAGCGGGGCGACCGTGCGCACAAGCATATTCGCAGGGAGATGGAGGAGATGGTGTGGATCATCCGGGACATGGGCTTCCGGGACGGCGAGGGCCGCAGCGCGGTCACCTTCGGGCGCCTCTTCGACCGCTACGTGAAGATCTCGGACAAGGTGGTCGGCATCCTGCTGCGCTGCCGCAAGCATAAGATGCTCGACTTTGAGGGCGAAATGTTGTGGCAAGGACAAGATGACCACGTGGTCATCACCGTGAGGGACTGA